The DNA segment GCTCAGTCCAGTTGCAACGGCTGAACGACCAGCAAGCTCAAGACGCTTGTGCAAGTCTGTATTATCAGTTCATTCCCGCAGGGCGCCAATCTCCAACTTCAGTACGCGATTCAAACATTCCGCTTCTGTCAATGCCCGTAGGTCGCCAGTGATATCGCCAGGTCGGCTCGCCTTCCCGATCAGATAACCTTCGAGCGGCATGCCTACATAGTCGAAAGTATATTTCAACTGCTGAATGAGCGGAAGCGCCTTAATCCGCGGTTGATCTCCTCCAACGACAATGACATAGGCCTTCTTGTTCGCCATAGCTGCCTTGAAGTCGTGGCGTGAGTCGCGCAGGCTCTGCGACCAGCGGTCAATGAAATTTTTTAATATTCCCGAGACGCCATACCAATACACCGGGGTCGTGAACACGAGGATATCGTGCCGAAGCACCTCACGAATGATGCTGTCATAATCATCGTCAACCGGATCAAACCCGCCTTCCTCATGCCTTTGGTCATGAATCGGCAATATTGCCTTCTCTCTAAGAAAAATATCCGTTCGCTCCAGCCCTTCCGTAACCACTTTCGTCAGCGCTTCCGTATTGCCGCCTTTTCTCGTGCTGCCATGCAAAACTACGATGCCCATGACTTCCACTCCCTCACATGAATATATTTCTCATCTTCGTTCAAACTAACCGCTCCAACACTCCCCCCCCACCTTCTGACGAGGGAGCAGCCCGACTATGGTCGAGGTCAAAAACCGTCCCCAGCCCGTTATGCCTTTCCCGGAAAACCGATAAAATAAAGCCATAAACAACGGATTGTAAGCATCCCGATGACAATATATGAAAGTGAGTGGTATAAAATGAGAAAATTGTATCGTTCCAGAACAGATAAACAAATTTTCGGCCTTTGCGGAGGTATTGCCCGCTATTTCAACATAGATTCAACTGTAGTTCGCCTGATTGCGTTAATTTCGGCCATTTGCAGCTTCGGCACCGTCGTAGCTATTTATCTAATCGCAAGCTTGGTTGTGCCAAAAGAGCCTGCCGGCAGCATGCATTACGACTATAACGACTACGGCTATGACGAGCATTACTCGTAATTCCAATCATTTTAACCCCTAAAACGTCTAAACTCATAAAAAATAAAACGAAGAGGAGTTCTGAACATGAGCATATTGGATAGACTGTCCAACTTAACGAAAGCAACCATTCACGAGGTACTGAATAAGCTGGAGGATCCAATCTTGATGACCGGCCAATACTTAAGAAACCTGGAAGAGGACATTGCCTCCACTGAGAATCTGATTCGCGAGCAGAAGACAGCAGCCAAGGTCAATGAACAGAAGAGCCTTGATGCATCACGCCATGCAGAGCTCGAGGAACAAAAAGCCCTGGATGCTTTATCCACTGGTAATGAAGAGGCCGCTCGCCGAGCAGCCGTAGCCAAAATCCACTATCAGGATCAGGCGGAACATTTTGCAGCTAATGCCAAGCAAGCGGAGACCCAGGTGTTCGAGCTTGAGCTGCGCTTGAAGGAAGCCAAGGAAGAGCTAGTCCAGTTAAAAGAAAAGCGCAAAGAACTAGCAGAGCGCGCCCGCAAAGTAGAGCAATCCAGCCAAGCGGAATGCCCGAATTTCAGCCGGGGCACGTACAGCGGCGCAGCCGCAAGAGGATTCGAACGCATGGAAGAGAAAATTTCCGAGTGGGAGGCGGGCATCTCAAAGTACGGCTACAGTCCTTTTGATTCAGCAAATGCCAATGCCAATCCCAACAACGATCCAGCCGTGAACGAGGAGCTGCAGCGGCTAAAGAATCAACTTTCCTCCGATAAAGACAAATAATTCCCCATCATATCAGCAAGAAAAATACTCCCTACGAGTTAAATAGACTAAGCGAATAAGAGGATATTATGTTCACTTTACGAACATGTGTCCTCTTTTCTCGTATAGAACGTATAAGTATAATTAGTCGACATTCTCATAAATTTGATATGATGAATTGGAAGTTAATGAAAGGAGCAATCGATATGTGCTGCTCATGTTGCCCTGTGGTAGATATGCAAAATTCTCTTTAATTATTTCAAAATGAGGAGGTATTTTGTAAATGCTATTACAGGAAATATTAATTAATGCAATTAAAGAAAAGTGCGAGAATGATCCACGTATTTGCGCATGCATGATGTATGGGTCGTTTACAAAAGGCGAAGGGGACAAATACTCAGATGTTGAGTTCTATGTCTATTTAAAGCATACAGAAGTTGAACAATTTGAGTCTTCTGACTGGATAAAAGATATTGCCCCTTATGATTTACACTTTGTGAATGAATTTGGAACTGAAGTTGTCGTGTTTTCCAATTTAATTCGAGGGGAGTTCCATTTCCAGCCTGAAGCTGAGATTGAAGTTATTAAGACATTTAAAGAGACTGGTGTCTTCCCTGACACAGAATCCATGTTTATTTATGATATTACCGGCAAATTAAAAGCATGTTTAGATCATCTAAAGGGTGAAGGGCCAGAAAGAATGACAAATGATAATGTCAACTTTGCTTTTAATAATTTTGCTAACGCATGGATCATGGGGACCAACGTTTTAAGAAGAGGGGAAATTGCACGTTCGTTGGAATGCCTGACCTATGTCCAAAAGTACGTTTTACAATTAATCAGGATTCGTGAAAAAAACGTAGAACGTTGGCTTAACGCTACAAAAAACTTAGAAGCTGATCTATCAGAAAAGGCATATGGTGAGTATACTTCAATGACGTCAAAATTAGATAAAGAAGAATTATATCATGCCTATTCAAATGCACTGCATGTAGTTGAAGGACTAGTTCCTGCACTTGCTGATGATTACCAATTTGACATGAATTTAATGTTTTTAGAAAAATTACATTCTCATTTGCGGAACGACCGGTTGCCCTCAATGTGACCAACAGGTGTGAACAACACATGTGACCAACATGCGCACCACGCCGACAGCCATCCGAGCATGCCCCGAACCACGCATCGTCCACACGGGGAGAGTGTGCACGATGTACAACACCCACCTTAAAAGCCCAGCATGAATCGGGGATTTTCTCGTTCTAAATGGATTTATAGTAGTTAGTTTACTGGCAAAAAGGGGGAAAATAGACTTAAATGTATTTCATGTCGTTAGATGAGCGGAGATCGGCATCATGGGGCTGAATTCATGATTTTAGATACCTAAAATCCATCTAATCCCTCGAAACATTCGTTTAGAGCATAATTAGATACATGAATTCCATTTAATCTGTTTAGCGGCGGAGCCTAATGCTTGACAACCTAATATTCGGCAGCTTATATAGTCGAGCTAGATAAATTGGCTGGCTGCAGGCGAGCGGTTAATTGGATTTCACAAGAAACGGATAGCTTTCTGATTCTGAAAAGAAAGGGGCGCCCCTCCGTCATCGCTGATGACTTTGGGGACGCCCCGTCCTTTAATGTCTCTAATTTCAGGCAGAAATTATTTCTTGCCTTCCTTGCTCTTGAACATTTCGCCGATCGCGCCGATGCTGCCCAGCGTTTCGATG comes from the Paenibacillus lentus genome and includes:
- a CDS encoding flavodoxin family protein; this translates as MGIVVLHGSTRKGGNTEALTKVVTEGLERTDIFLREKAILPIHDQRHEEGGFDPVDDDYDSIIREVLRHDILVFTTPVYWYGVSGILKNFIDRWSQSLRDSRHDFKAAMANKKAYVIVVGGDQPRIKALPLIQQLKYTFDYVGMPLEGYLIGKASRPGDITGDLRALTEAECLNRVLKLEIGALRE
- a CDS encoding nucleotidyltransferase, producing MLLQEILINAIKEKCENDPRICACMMYGSFTKGEGDKYSDVEFYVYLKHTEVEQFESSDWIKDIAPYDLHFVNEFGTEVVVFSNLIRGEFHFQPEAEIEVIKTFKETGVFPDTESMFIYDITGKLKACLDHLKGEGPERMTNDNVNFAFNNFANAWIMGTNVLRRGEIARSLECLTYVQKYVLQLIRIREKNVERWLNATKNLEADLSEKAYGEYTSMTSKLDKEELYHAYSNALHVVEGLVPALADDYQFDMNLMFLEKLHSHLRNDRLPSM
- a CDS encoding PspA/IM30 family protein, translated to MSILDRLSNLTKATIHEVLNKLEDPILMTGQYLRNLEEDIASTENLIREQKTAAKVNEQKSLDASRHAELEEQKALDALSTGNEEAARRAAVAKIHYQDQAEHFAANAKQAETQVFELELRLKEAKEELVQLKEKRKELAERARKVEQSSQAECPNFSRGTYSGAAARGFERMEEKISEWEAGISKYGYSPFDSANANANPNNDPAVNEELQRLKNQLSSDKDK
- a CDS encoding PspC domain-containing protein → MRKLYRSRTDKQIFGLCGGIARYFNIDSTVVRLIALISAICSFGTVVAIYLIASLVVPKEPAGSMHYDYNDYGYDEHYS